One genomic segment of Bacillota bacterium includes these proteins:
- a CDS encoding ABC transporter ATP-binding protein, which translates to MIECKKLCKSFNSHIAVDSISFHIPPGQILALLGPNGAGKTTTVRMLSCLITPDSGDAMVAGYSILSDKDKIRSQVGLLTENPSLYDKMRIKDYLVFFARLYGMPAGEIQERVGRFLRLFGLSEHAEKRIGNFSKGMKQKVALARALLHDPKVIFLDEPTSGLDPESAKILRDYVISLKEEQKRTFLLCTHNLDEAQRLSDWIGIIDHGRLRYFAKTQDIIRGGGASREFHIECVLDTTHTEVDVNPAIRGLERIPGVDGVSANREDGDVIRITFSTKRPETTNPEVLRSLMGAGFGVVTCEESAKSLEEIYMTIIKGDSNGSSSLPRQQVESPEADL; encoded by the coding sequence ATGATTGAATGCAAAAAGTTATGTAAGAGCTTTAATAGCCACATTGCCGTGGACTCAATTTCATTCCATATTCCTCCAGGACAAATCCTGGCCCTTTTGGGCCCCAACGGCGCTGGGAAGACGACCACGGTGAGGATGCTATCATGTCTGATCACCCCTGATTCAGGTGATGCCATGGTAGCGGGATATTCTATTCTTTCTGATAAAGACAAAATAAGGAGCCAGGTTGGGCTTCTCACAGAGAATCCAAGCCTTTATGACAAGATGCGGATCAAGGACTATCTGGTCTTCTTCGCCAGACTCTATGGAATGCCAGCGGGGGAAATCCAGGAGCGGGTGGGAAGATTCCTCAGGCTCTTCGGCCTTTCTGAGCATGCAGAAAAGCGTATCGGCAATTTCTCCAAAGGCATGAAGCAGAAGGTCGCTTTAGCACGCGCCCTCCTTCACGACCCAAAAGTTATCTTCCTGGACGAGCCAACATCAGGGTTGGATCCGGAAAGTGCCAAGATACTCCGTGATTATGTAATCTCCTTGAAAGAAGAACAGAAAAGGACCTTCCTCCTATGTACTCACAACCTGGACGAGGCGCAGCGACTTTCTGATTGGATCGGCATCATAGATCATGGCAGGTTGAGATATTTCGCAAAAACGCAGGATATCATTCGAGGCGGCGGAGCGAGCAGAGAGTTTCATATAGAATGCGTTTTGGATACAACCCACACGGAGGTGGACGTGAACCCGGCAATCCGGGGGCTCGAACGTATCCCCGGCGTTGATGGGGTAAGCGCCAACCGAGAAGATGGGGATGTCATCAGGATCACCTTTTCCACGAAGCGCCCTGAAACCACAAATCCTGAGGTTCTGAGATCCCTTATGGGCGCGGGGTTTGGTGTCGTTACATGCGAGGAATCGGCGAAAAGTCTTGAGGAAATCTATATGACCATAATCAAGGGGGATAGCAACGGGTCATCCAGCCTACCGAGACAGCAGGTCGAGTCTCCCGAAGCCGACTTATGA
- a CDS encoding ABC transporter permease subunit: MNRSIIIASRELREMLSDTRFVYTIIVTGLVLPVFYAFVGMNAVKVAPGGIKSATFPLMFLLSSILPATFSMQLAVISFVGEKEARTIEPLLAAPITNMELFTGKVISSFFPPLVLVVMVQAIFLTASYILARVKFGMNFSPDFESIIGAVILVPLVVLTMVSLAVVISSKINTVRAAQQIGAFINLPILLLVVYKAPMLLHYATSAPGQVIGAGLAINVILLRAGARSFNRDKVLTQIG, from the coding sequence ATGAACCGCAGCATAATCATAGCATCGAGAGAGCTAAGAGAGATGCTCTCGGATACCAGGTTTGTATATACTATCATCGTAACCGGACTTGTTCTGCCCGTATTTTACGCGTTCGTCGGGATGAATGCAGTAAAGGTGGCGCCCGGGGGAATAAAAAGCGCTACGTTCCCCCTCATGTTTCTCCTTTCCAGTATCCTTCCAGCCACATTTTCTATGCAGCTTGCCGTGATAAGCTTTGTGGGTGAGAAAGAAGCGCGCACCATCGAGCCGCTGCTGGCCGCGCCAATCACCAATATGGAGCTCTTTACAGGCAAAGTGATCAGTTCCTTTTTCCCGCCTTTGGTGCTGGTGGTCATGGTGCAGGCCATCTTCCTTACGGCAAGCTATATCCTTGCACGGGTCAAATTCGGCATGAATTTCTCGCCAGACTTTGAATCCATTATTGGCGCCGTGATACTGGTTCCCTTAGTAGTGCTTACCATGGTAAGCCTCGCGGTGGTGATTTCATCGAAGATAAATACCGTCAGAGCCGCCCAACAGATAGGAGCATTCATCAACCTTCCGATTTTGCTGCTCGTGGTATACAAGGCGCCCATGCTGCTGCACTATGCGACAAGCGCCCCCGGGCAAGTCATAGGGGCAGGGCTTGCCATCAATGTGATCTTGTTGCGCGCCGGAGCAAGATCTTTTAACCGTGACAAGGTCCTAACCCAGATTGGGTAG
- a CDS encoding rubrerythrin family protein, translated as MELRGSKTEANLKAAFAGESQARNKYTYFAEVAQREGYEQIGAIFRETADNEKEHARRIFKFLNGVGKTPDNLLAAAEGENYEWTTMYKDFEKTAREEGFTDIADFFKEVAEVEEEHEKRYRKLLENVKNGVVFKRPQPVAWKCRNCGYVHRGTEPPEKCPSCTFPKGYFEIMAENY; from the coding sequence ATGGAATTGAGGGGCAGCAAAACAGAGGCAAATCTCAAGGCAGCTTTTGCTGGTGAATCCCAGGCCAGAAATAAATACACCTATTTCGCGGAGGTAGCTCAGCGTGAGGGATATGAGCAAATAGGGGCGATCTTCCGAGAGACCGCGGATAATGAGAAAGAGCATGCCAGGAGGATATTCAAGTTCCTAAATGGCGTGGGTAAGACCCCCGATAACCTTCTTGCGGCAGCGGAAGGAGAGAATTACGAGTGGACTACGATGTATAAGGACTTCGAAAAGACTGCGAGGGAAGAGGGATTTACTGATATAGCTGATTTCTTCAAGGAAGTCGCAGAGGTAGAGGAAGAGCACGAGAAGAGATATCGTAAATTGTTGGAGAACGTCAAGAATGGAGTAGTATTCAAGAGGCCCCAGCCTGTGGCGTGGAAGTGCCGGAATTGCGGGTATGTCCACAGGGGCACCGAACCCCCGGAGAAGTGCCCATCTTGTACATTCCCCAAGGGGTACTTTGAGATAATGGCCGAAAACTACTGA
- a CDS encoding NADH:flavin oxidoreductase, whose amino-acid sequence MIGIPHLDSPITISGIEIRNRIVMPPMVRFGWAGTSGMATDRHIEHYARRARGGAGLIIVEATAVSPAGRLSTSQLGIWDDAHIPGLQKIVRACHRAGARIVLQIHHAGANTNPENVGGTLVAPSAIPVPGRRSSAVPHPLTQSEIRAIVREFGLAAERAERAGFDGVEIHGAHGFLLSQFLSPLTNQRTDEYGGSLENRLRFPLEVVREVMARLSPGLLIGYRLGASDLIDGGLTIEEGKIAAGKLQAEGVHLIHVSRGFSDGSPAQAPGTGEFSHLVDLAASIKEVVRVPVVAVGGIRLPNTARDILARGFADMVAIGRAMLADPDWAGKAISGHDSDIVRCRQCEGGCRHDAGKCPVTKD is encoded by the coding sequence TTGATTGGCATTCCGCATCTAGATAGTCCTATCACTATTTCGGGGATAGAGATACGGAACAGGATCGTAATGCCTCCCATGGTTCGTTTTGGTTGGGCTGGGACCTCTGGAATGGCCACGGACAGGCACATCGAGCATTACGCAAGGCGAGCGCGAGGAGGAGCAGGCCTCATTATCGTGGAAGCTACAGCAGTCTCACCCGCTGGCAGACTTTCAACGTCTCAGCTTGGCATATGGGACGATGCGCACATTCCGGGTCTGCAGAAGATAGTCAGGGCCTGTCATCGCGCTGGAGCTAGAATCGTCCTTCAGATCCATCACGCCGGGGCGAACACCAATCCCGAGAATGTAGGAGGGACGTTGGTCGCACCTTCTGCGATCCCAGTGCCGGGAAGAAGATCCTCAGCGGTGCCTCATCCATTGACGCAATCTGAGATACGGGCAATTGTGCGAGAATTCGGCCTCGCTGCCGAAAGGGCGGAACGCGCTGGTTTTGATGGTGTAGAAATCCACGGAGCTCATGGATTTCTTTTGAGCCAATTCTTGTCGCCGCTTACCAATCAGCGTACTGATGAATACGGAGGGTCCTTGGAGAACCGGTTGAGGTTCCCTTTGGAAGTTGTGCGGGAGGTCATGGCGCGCCTGAGTCCCGGTCTTCTGATCGGGTATCGTCTCGGGGCATCTGATCTCATTGATGGGGGGCTCACCATCGAAGAAGGGAAAATCGCCGCCGGGAAGCTCCAGGCCGAAGGGGTCCATCTGATTCATGTATCTAGAGGATTTTCCGACGGCTCTCCAGCGCAGGCTCCCGGAACAGGCGAGTTTAGCCATCTTGTAGATCTTGCCGCATCAATAAAGGAAGTGGTCCGAGTACCAGTAGTGGCGGTTGGCGGAATAAGGCTACCTAATACTGCCCGGGACATTCTCGCCCGGGGTTTCGCCGACATGGTAGCCATAGGTCGCGCTATGCTTGCCGACCCCGATTGGGCTGGCAAGGCGATTTCAGGGCACGACAGCGATATTGTCAGATGCCGCCAGTGCGAAGGTGGCTGCAGACATGACGCCGGGAAGTGTCCTGTAACAAAGGATTGA
- a CDS encoding MarR family transcriptional regulator yields the protein MEGKEERATIPLDDALLLTTAKLFCSALIVAVTGPALEEIAKLALTDVQFAALRYIFLHDPPAASELAEGLGISGAAVTKLADRLERKGLIARKPDPGDRRTLRLVLTDEGRSITEDIMRREQGRFDEILERMPASSREALECGMKDFLKASLTSPKDIERICLRCGWAHQPNCPGSRIYESLTGKTVSRV from the coding sequence ATGGAAGGAAAAGAGGAAAGAGCGACTATACCGCTTGATGATGCATTGCTCCTGACTACAGCCAAATTATTTTGTTCGGCGCTTATTGTGGCTGTGACAGGCCCTGCCCTTGAGGAGATAGCTAAACTTGCTCTAACGGATGTGCAATTTGCTGCCTTGCGGTACATATTTCTTCATGACCCGCCAGCTGCGAGTGAGCTAGCCGAAGGGCTGGGGATAAGCGGCGCGGCCGTAACCAAGCTTGCCGATCGGCTGGAGCGTAAAGGATTGATTGCGCGCAAACCGGACCCGGGGGATCGTCGTACACTCCGACTCGTGCTTACGGATGAAGGCCGGAGCATAACCGAGGACATAATGCGAAGGGAACAAGGGCGGTTCGATGAGATACTTGAGCGTATGCCCGCATCAAGCAGAGAAGCATTGGAATGCGGTATGAAAGATTTCCTCAAAGCCAGCCTGACTTCTCCAAAAGATATAGAACGTATCTGTCTCAGGTGTGGCTGGGCGCATCAACCGAATTGCCCGGGCAGCAGGATTTATGAGAGCTTGACGGGTAAGACCGTGAGTAGAGTATAG